In Gammaproteobacteria bacterium, the following proteins share a genomic window:
- the rlmE gene encoding 23S rRNA (uridine(2552)-2'-O)-methyltransferase RlmE, with amino-acid sequence MVRSKSSSRWLREHFDDEYVQRAQREGWRSRAVYKLEELDRKYRLLKPGMTVVDLGAAPGSWSQYATRVLGVAAGQAGRTVQARVIALDILPMDPLPGVVFIEGDFRDEAVLARLEDALGGRTVDLVMSDMAPNISGVGVVDQPRAMYLVELAVDFVRQHLKPGGTFVTKVFQGEGFDALVRDLRRDFERVVVRKPKASRPRSREVYLVASGRKL; translated from the coding sequence ATGGTACGTAGCAAAAGCAGCAGCCGCTGGTTGCGGGAACATTTCGACGATGAGTACGTCCAACGTGCACAGCGTGAGGGCTGGCGTTCGCGTGCTGTCTACAAGCTGGAGGAGTTGGATCGGAAGTACCGGCTGCTCAAGCCCGGTATGACGGTCGTTGATCTGGGGGCGGCCCCGGGCAGCTGGTCGCAATACGCCACCCGGGTGCTGGGTGTAGCGGCCGGCCAGGCCGGCCGGACCGTGCAAGCCCGCGTCATCGCCCTCGACATCCTGCCCATGGACCCCCTTCCGGGAGTGGTATTCATTGAAGGTGATTTCCGTGACGAGGCGGTGCTGGCGCGGCTCGAGGACGCGCTGGGTGGGCGCACGGTCGACCTTGTAATGTCGGACATGGCCCCCAATATCTCGGGGGTAGGTGTAGTGGATCAGCCACGCGCGATGTATCTGGTGGAATTGGCAGTGGATTTTGTCCGCCAACATCTCAAACCGGGCGGTACCTTCGTCACCAAGGTCTTTCAGGGCGAGGGTTTCGACGCCCTGGTACGGGATCTGCGGCGGGATTTCGAGCGGGTGGTGGTGCGCAAACCCAAGGCCTCGCGGCCGCGCTCGCGTGAGGTCTATCTGGTGGCTAGTGGTCGGAAACTGTAG